A window from Polynucleobacter sp. MWH-UH25E encodes these proteins:
- the glyA gene encoding serine hydroxymethyltransferase: protein MFDRQNTLAKIDPQLWEAIQNENKRQEDHIELIASENYTSPAVMAAQGSQLTNKYAEGYPGKRYYGGCEFVDVAEQLAIDRVKALFGAEAANVQPHCGASANQAVFLAFLKPGDTFMGMSLAEGGHLTHGMALNMSGKWFNPIAYGLDKNEEIDYEQMERLAREHKPKLIIAGASAYSKKIDFERIGKLAKEVGAIFMVDMAHYAGLVAAGVYPNPVPHADIVTSTTHKSLRGPRGGIILMKAEHEKAINSAVFPGLQGGPLMHVIAAKAVAFKEAAEPGFKDYQKQVVANAKALAETLISRGLRIVSGGTDSHVMLVDLRAKNMTGKEAERVLGEAHITCNKNGIPNDPEKPMVTSGIRLGSPAMTTRGFKEAEARQVGNFIADVLDNPNDPGNIAKVRAQVAELTKRFPVYG from the coding sequence ATGTTTGACCGCCAAAACACCTTAGCCAAAATAGACCCCCAGTTATGGGAAGCCATCCAGAATGAAAACAAGCGTCAAGAAGACCATATTGAGCTGATTGCTTCTGAGAACTACACCTCTCCAGCGGTTATGGCAGCTCAAGGCTCTCAATTAACCAATAAATATGCTGAAGGCTATCCAGGCAAGCGTTACTACGGTGGCTGTGAATTCGTGGACGTTGCGGAGCAGTTAGCGATTGATCGCGTGAAAGCTTTGTTTGGTGCTGAAGCGGCAAACGTGCAACCCCATTGCGGCGCTTCCGCAAACCAAGCAGTTTTCTTGGCGTTCCTAAAACCAGGCGATACCTTTATGGGAATGAGTTTGGCTGAAGGTGGTCACTTGACTCACGGTATGGCATTGAACATGAGTGGCAAGTGGTTTAACCCAATCGCATACGGCTTGGATAAAAATGAAGAAATTGATTATGAGCAAATGGAGCGTTTGGCTCGTGAGCACAAACCCAAATTGATCATTGCAGGCGCATCTGCTTACTCCAAAAAAATTGACTTTGAGCGCATTGGTAAATTAGCCAAAGAAGTGGGCGCGATCTTTATGGTGGATATGGCGCACTATGCAGGTTTGGTTGCTGCAGGCGTGTATCCAAATCCAGTGCCACATGCGGATATCGTGACTTCCACTACTCACAAGAGCTTGCGCGGCCCACGTGGTGGCATCATCTTGATGAAGGCTGAGCATGAGAAGGCAATTAACTCTGCAGTCTTCCCAGGCTTGCAAGGCGGCCCATTGATGCACGTGATTGCTGCTAAAGCGGTGGCTTTCAAAGAAGCAGCAGAGCCAGGCTTTAAGGATTATCAAAAGCAAGTTGTTGCAAATGCAAAAGCATTGGCAGAGACCTTAATCTCTCGCGGCTTACGTATTGTTTCTGGCGGCACAGATTCTCATGTGATGTTGGTAGATTTGCGTGCAAAGAACATGACCGGTAAAGAAGCTGAACGTGTTCTAGGCGAGGCTCATATCACTTGTAACAAAAACGGTATTCCGAATGATCCAGAGAAGCCAATGGTCACTAGTGGTATTCGTTTGGGATCACCAGCGATGACAACGCGTGGATTTAAAGAAGCTGAAGCAAGACAGGTGGGTAATTTCATTGCGGACGTTTTGGATAATCCAAATGATCCTGGCAATATTGCCAAAGTGCGTGCGCAAGTTGCAGAGTTAACTAAGCGCTTCCCTGTTTACGGTTAA
- the nrdR gene encoding transcriptional regulator NrdR, producing the protein MRCPFCHNDDTQVLDTRVSDEGDTIRRRRRCAKCDKRFTTYERVELALPAIVKKNGSRVEYSHDKLASSLKLALRKRPVSSDSVDESIARIEEKLLSLGEKEIPSERVGELVMRELKRLDKVAYIRFASVYRSFADIESFESALKELK; encoded by the coding sequence ATGCGCTGCCCTTTTTGCCATAATGACGATACCCAGGTTCTAGATACCCGGGTATCTGACGAGGGGGATACCATTCGCCGCCGTCGCCGTTGTGCCAAGTGCGATAAGCGTTTTACGACTTATGAGCGGGTTGAACTGGCCCTACCTGCAATCGTTAAAAAGAATGGCAGTCGCGTTGAATACAGCCACGATAAGTTGGCAAGCTCACTAAAGCTTGCTCTTAGAAAGCGCCCTGTTTCGTCAGATTCTGTTGATGAGTCTATTGCTCGCATTGAGGAAAAACTGCTTAGCTTGGGTGAAAAAGAAATTCCGAGTGAGCGTGTCGGTGAGTTGGTGATGCGCGAGCTCAAGCGACTTGATAAGGTTGCTTATATTCGATTTGCTTCTGTATATCGAAGCTTTGCCGATATTGAGTCTTTTGAGAGCGCCCTTAAAGAACTGAAGTAA
- the adk gene encoding adenylate kinase, with amino-acid sequence MRLILLGAPGAGKGTQAQFICEKFGIPQISTGDMLRAAVKAGTELGVAAKKIMDAGGLVSDDIIIGLVKDRLTQPDCGKGYLFDGFPRTIPQAQAMKDAGVPIDYVLEIDVPFDAIIDRMSGRRVHPASGRTYHVKFNPPKVEGKDDVTGEPLIQRDDDKEETVRKRLQVYDSQTRPLVEYYSSWAAQASPTDKVKAPAYRKVNGTGSVEDITTSIFAVLK; translated from the coding sequence ATGCGGTTGATTCTGCTCGGTGCACCGGGTGCTGGTAAAGGCACACAAGCTCAATTTATTTGTGAAAAATTTGGTATTCCACAAATTTCTACTGGCGACATGTTGCGCGCTGCAGTGAAAGCGGGAACTGAGCTCGGCGTTGCCGCTAAAAAAATTATGGATGCTGGCGGCTTGGTTTCCGATGACATCATCATTGGCTTGGTGAAAGACCGTCTGACTCAACCTGATTGCGGCAAAGGTTATTTGTTTGATGGTTTTCCAAGAACCATTCCTCAGGCACAAGCTATGAAAGATGCTGGTGTACCGATTGATTACGTTTTAGAAATCGATGTGCCATTCGATGCCATCATTGATCGCATGAGTGGCCGTCGCGTTCACCCTGCCTCAGGTCGCACCTATCACGTCAAATTCAATCCACCAAAAGTGGAAGGTAAAGATGATGTTACTGGTGAGCCCCTCATTCAGCGTGATGATGACAAAGAAGAAACCGTTCGCAAGCGTTTGCAGGTTTACGATAGCCAAACGCGCCCACTGGTTGAGTACTATTCATCATGGGCTGCCCAAGCGAGTCCCACTGACAAAGTGAAAGCGCCAGCTTATAGAAAAGTGAATGGTACCGGTAGCGTTGAAGACATTACAACTTCTATCTTTGCGGTATTGAAATAA
- the kdsB gene encoding 3-deoxy-manno-octulosonate cytidylyltransferase, translated as MSASAAPDFLVVIPARLASTRLPRKPLANIGGKPMVVRVAEQAKKSLAQSVVVATDSPEIQAVCDEYRIECLLTSENHPTGTDRLAEVAHLLKLPNNALVVNVQGDEPLIPPELINQVAQTLSDHAECAISTVAVRIDDEAEIQNPNVVKVVLNRSGEALYFSRAAIPFVRDADKEHKNSPVTHLRHLGIYAYRAEFLQAYTRLDPAPPEQAEALEQLRALWNGYRIAVHISDQAPPVGVDTPEDLERVRIAFNAS; from the coding sequence ATGAGCGCATCTGCAGCCCCAGATTTTTTGGTTGTCATACCAGCTAGACTCGCCTCTACACGACTACCTCGCAAGCCTCTTGCAAATATTGGTGGCAAACCCATGGTTGTGCGAGTTGCAGAGCAAGCCAAAAAATCCTTAGCGCAAAGCGTGGTGGTTGCAACAGATTCTCCTGAGATTCAAGCGGTATGCGATGAGTATCGTATTGAATGTTTACTCACTAGCGAAAATCACCCAACTGGTACAGACCGTCTTGCTGAAGTAGCCCATTTACTCAAATTACCGAATAATGCTTTAGTAGTAAATGTGCAAGGTGATGAACCACTCATTCCACCAGAACTTATTAATCAAGTTGCTCAAACTTTATCGGATCATGCAGAGTGCGCTATTTCAACGGTTGCCGTACGAATCGATGATGAAGCAGAAATCCAAAATCCGAATGTTGTTAAGGTAGTTTTGAATCGGTCTGGTGAAGCATTGTATTTTTCAAGAGCAGCCATTCCATTTGTTCGGGATGCTGATAAAGAGCATAAAAATAGCCCTGTCACACACTTACGCCATTTGGGTATCTATGCCTATCGTGCTGAATTTTTGCAGGCTTATACCCGTCTAGATCCAGCGCCGCCAGAACAAGCAGAAGCGCTAGAGCAACTCAGAGCGCTTTGGAATGGGTACCGTATTGCAGTTCACATATCAGATCAAGCCCCACCAGTTGGCGTTGATACACCAGAGGACCTAGAACGCGTTCGAATCGCATTTAATGCCTCCTAG
- a CDS encoding Trm112 family protein has translation MDKRLLDILVCPLCKSQLHLDPEKQELICKADRLAYPIRDDVPVMLVEEARSLSADEIL, from the coding sequence ATGGACAAGCGACTACTCGATATCCTGGTTTGCCCCCTGTGTAAAAGCCAATTGCATTTAGATCCTGAAAAACAGGAGCTGATTTGCAAAGCGGATCGCCTTGCCTACCCTATTCGTGATGACGTTCCGGTGATGCTAGTAGAAGAGGCGCGAAGTTTGAGCGCCGATGAAATTCTTTAA
- the lpxK gene encoding tetraacyldisaccharide 4'-kinase, whose product MAFSFFRKAPSFWERRGPTGLILWPLSWLFGMILRIRKIIHDLDIGNAKPAPVPIIIVGNIRVGGTGKTPIVIALAQQLSELGWKPGIISRGYGSSLQTSPLQVNTDSDPLVVGDEPVLIAKRTHNQFPIWVFPKRNDSIQALLKHSPEVNVIISDDGLQHRGLVRWPAREGGRDVELVVRDSRGEGNRFLLPAGPLREPATRERDATLFTSLARDLKAAPSDEYFLGRRAFYLSSQLGTPYQLINPANTQSFEQIAEQFLPKNITAVAGLGNPNRFFDDIAKHGISSKNIPLPDHATFTPEFFNAIKAQCILITEKDAVKCSGISDERIWVAPMSLRLSENLMDWLQSILQRPDPRRYTL is encoded by the coding sequence ATGGCTTTCTCTTTTTTTCGTAAAGCCCCCAGTTTTTGGGAGAGGCGCGGCCCCACCGGCCTAATACTATGGCCCCTGTCCTGGCTCTTTGGCATGATTTTGCGTATTCGCAAAATCATTCACGATTTAGATATCGGCAACGCTAAACCTGCGCCAGTTCCCATCATTATCGTGGGCAATATTCGAGTTGGCGGAACTGGCAAAACTCCAATCGTGATTGCGCTGGCGCAACAGCTATCTGAGCTAGGCTGGAAACCCGGAATCATTAGTAGAGGCTATGGGTCATCTCTACAAACTTCGCCGCTTCAAGTAAACACTGATTCAGACCCGTTAGTTGTTGGTGATGAACCCGTTTTAATTGCAAAACGCACTCACAATCAATTTCCAATTTGGGTTTTTCCCAAGCGTAATGACAGCATTCAGGCTTTACTGAAACATTCTCCTGAGGTGAATGTGATTATTAGCGATGATGGCTTGCAACACCGCGGACTAGTTCGCTGGCCAGCCCGGGAAGGTGGGCGCGACGTAGAGTTAGTCGTTCGAGATAGTCGTGGTGAAGGCAATCGCTTTCTATTGCCTGCAGGCCCCCTGCGCGAACCCGCTACTCGTGAGCGTGATGCCACACTCTTTACCAGCCTAGCCAGAGACCTAAAAGCAGCACCTAGCGATGAATACTTCTTAGGTCGTCGAGCTTTTTATTTATCCAGTCAATTGGGTACACCATACCAATTGATCAACCCTGCAAATACTCAATCATTCGAACAGATTGCCGAGCAATTTTTACCAAAGAACATCACTGCAGTTGCGGGACTTGGAAATCCAAATCGCTTTTTTGATGACATAGCAAAACATGGCATCTCCAGCAAAAATATTCCGTTACCAGATCATGCTACTTTCACGCCCGAGTTTTTCAACGCCATCAAGGCACAATGCATTTTGATCACCGAAAAAGATGCGGTGAAGTGCTCTGGCATCTCTGATGAGCGGATTTGGGTTGCCCCAATGTCATTACGATTATCTGAAAATCTGATGGATTGGCTGCAATCCATTTTGCAAAGGCCCGACCCACGTCGCTATACTCTCTAA
- a CDS encoding biopolymer transporter ExbD, which translates to MSWLQTHSKSGNSFSLGTNSVSTEPEINLIPFIDVLLVVLIFLMISTTFTRYQELAITLPTASGSESQAESKQVHIAVSRDGRFAINGKVTDPSQLSNALAQLSNKDSNLQVNIDADAKAPHQSVMTALEAARDANLSNVVFSSQTKK; encoded by the coding sequence ATGAGTTGGTTGCAAACACACTCGAAATCTGGAAATTCATTTTCCTTAGGAACAAATTCTGTTTCTACTGAACCAGAAATTAATCTCATTCCATTTATCGATGTGTTGTTAGTGGTATTGATCTTTTTAATGATCTCCACAACCTTTACACGCTACCAAGAACTGGCTATTACCTTGCCAACAGCTAGTGGCAGCGAGTCACAAGCAGAAAGTAAACAAGTGCACATTGCTGTCAGCCGTGATGGGCGTTTTGCGATCAATGGCAAGGTAACAGACCCATCTCAGTTAAGTAACGCTCTAGCCCAACTGAGCAACAAAGACAGCAACCTTCAGGTCAATATCGATGCAGATGCAAAAGCACCTCATCAATCTGTGATGACAGCCCTAGAAGCAGCGCGCGATGCAAACCTTTCAAATGTCGTCTTTAGTAGTCAGACAAAAAAGTAG
- a CDS encoding MotA/TolQ/ExbB proton channel family protein has protein sequence MYSILLSAGWPIWPLLILSIIGLAIVIERTWYLRQVHIFPTGTLETAFSLCNQLLGQKSIANEQITQLTQLSPASPLLACALREKSADNNAQSALEELQAVAQSTWLKFDRYLGVLATIATIAPLLGLFGTVVGMIEIFGSQGAVNGAGSPQQLAHGISVALYNTAFGLLIAIPALASWRALRAIANQRQRECEEFTRQLFKKLYPTESNS, from the coding sequence ATGTACTCCATCTTACTATCTGCTGGCTGGCCTATTTGGCCCCTTTTAATCCTCTCAATCATCGGTTTAGCCATTGTGATTGAGCGAACTTGGTATCTGAGACAAGTTCATATTTTTCCAACTGGCACACTAGAAACAGCGTTTTCCCTTTGCAATCAATTGCTTGGCCAAAAATCCATTGCCAATGAGCAAATTACGCAATTAACCCAACTCTCTCCTGCAAGCCCATTACTTGCTTGTGCTCTGCGGGAAAAATCCGCTGATAACAACGCACAGTCAGCTTTGGAAGAGCTGCAAGCGGTGGCACAAAGTACTTGGCTCAAATTTGATCGCTACCTCGGTGTGCTAGCGACAATCGCAACCATCGCGCCCTTGTTAGGCTTATTTGGCACCGTTGTCGGCATGATTGAGATCTTTGGCAGCCAAGGTGCTGTCAATGGAGCAGGCAGCCCTCAACAACTTGCTCATGGCATTTCTGTTGCGCTATACAACACTGCATTTGGTTTGCTGATTGCTATTCCAGCATTAGCGAGCTGGCGCGCATTGCGTGCCATTGCCAACCAACGTCAACGTGAGTGTGAAGAATTCACACGCCAACTATTTAAAAAACTTTATCCCACTGAATCTAACTCATGA
- the xseA gene encoding exodeoxyribonuclease VII large subunit — translation MSDISREILSVGDLNRAIAASLEDRFDTVWVSGEISNFKAYDSGHWYFSLKDEEGQIRCVMFRGRNGQVGFMPQSGDLVEVSANLSMYVPRGDIQLTIQTLRRAGMGGLYEAFLKLKAKLAKEGLFDEDRKREIPSHPRSIGILTSPQAAALKDVLSTLARRAPHIPIVIYPTLVQGPDAPAGIIAALKAAEKENAVDVILLVRGGGSIEDLWAFNDEQLAYAIASSSIPVVSGVGHETDFTIADFVADLRAPTPTGAAELAAPRRDQMLQELDAIMQALLQRINQRVEREAQSLDQLALRLSHALPNPDRMREQMMNLQQRINQAWSVRMENWKRNQSHYQSQLEMLNPQRTLERGYAVILSKKKDQMHAVRNPKELHVNHAYQVQLAEGSAQIELSKIELDI, via the coding sequence ATGTCGGATATATCTAGGGAAATCCTTTCTGTTGGCGATCTCAACCGTGCCATTGCGGCCTCTTTGGAGGATCGCTTTGATACGGTTTGGGTAAGTGGGGAGATTTCCAACTTCAAGGCTTATGACAGCGGACATTGGTACTTCTCTCTTAAAGATGAAGAAGGTCAAATTCGATGCGTGATGTTCCGAGGTCGCAATGGCCAGGTAGGCTTTATGCCCCAGTCTGGCGATTTGGTTGAAGTCAGCGCCAATCTCAGTATGTACGTTCCTAGAGGCGACATACAGCTGACCATTCAAACTCTGCGCCGCGCAGGTATGGGCGGTTTGTATGAAGCATTTCTGAAGCTCAAAGCTAAGCTAGCAAAAGAGGGTTTATTCGATGAAGATCGCAAACGAGAGATCCCATCACACCCCAGATCTATTGGCATTCTGACTTCACCACAAGCTGCAGCATTAAAAGATGTGCTCAGCACATTGGCAAGACGTGCACCTCACATACCCATTGTGATTTATCCAACATTAGTACAAGGACCGGATGCACCAGCGGGAATCATTGCTGCGCTCAAAGCTGCTGAAAAAGAGAATGCTGTTGATGTCATTTTGCTGGTGCGTGGTGGCGGCAGTATCGAAGACTTGTGGGCTTTTAATGACGAACAACTAGCATATGCAATCGCAAGCTCCAGTATTCCTGTAGTAAGTGGCGTTGGCCATGAGACGGATTTCACAATTGCAGACTTTGTGGCTGATCTGCGAGCCCCAACGCCCACAGGGGCTGCAGAGTTGGCTGCGCCTCGCAGAGATCAAATGCTGCAAGAGCTCGACGCTATCATGCAAGCACTTTTGCAGCGTATCAATCAACGGGTTGAGCGTGAAGCACAATCTCTAGATCAATTGGCATTGAGATTAAGTCATGCATTACCTAATCCTGATCGTATGCGCGAACAAATGATGAATCTACAGCAGCGTATTAATCAGGCTTGGTCAGTCCGTATGGAGAACTGGAAACGTAATCAATCACACTACCAATCGCAGCTAGAGATGCTCAATCCTCAGAGAACGCTTGAGAGAGGTTATGCAGTCATTTTGAGTAAGAAAAAGGACCAAATGCATGCTGTGCGCAATCCCAAAGAGCTACATGTTAACCATGCGTATCAAGTGCAGTTAGCTGAGGGGTCTGCGCAAATTGAGTTGTCAAAAATCGAATTGGATATCTGA
- a CDS encoding GSU2403 family nucleotidyltransferase fold protein yields MSEILYTPLSLGAQTAYAELQDQLRIQNIDSLRVLPGAFHKQMQKGKSYIYYGYRDLDGIGRMAYVGPEDQRVLELIKKHQEFKSSDLLEKIKRQAKSAEALGCTATLTKHFRVVNRLEQYGFFRAGGILIGTHAFLAMGNMLGVQWRSSNLTMDVDFAHAGKNVSIALGANVKISVHDALNSLEMGLLPIAQFSGKTGAQYRNPKDPELRLDFVTSQTRGGGPVVLPELGLALECLKFMEFSLVDTTQAVLLSKEGACIVNIPAPERYAVHKLIVYAERPVSERVKANKDLGQAAAILKVLFDNGNVDLIRNAWADAASRGPGWVKRLNQGKTALLKRYPELMDIARA; encoded by the coding sequence ATGAGCGAGATTCTCTATACCCCTCTTTCATTAGGTGCGCAAACGGCTTATGCAGAGCTGCAAGACCAATTGCGCATTCAGAATATTGATTCGCTAAGGGTGCTCCCGGGCGCTTTTCATAAGCAAATGCAAAAAGGTAAGTCTTACATTTATTATGGTTATCGTGATCTCGATGGTATTGGCCGTATGGCTTATGTGGGTCCAGAAGATCAACGCGTCCTTGAATTAATCAAAAAACATCAGGAATTTAAGTCAAGTGACTTATTAGAAAAAATTAAAAGACAGGCTAAATCTGCCGAAGCGCTTGGTTGCACAGCTACCTTAACAAAACATTTTCGAGTGGTAAACCGTCTAGAGCAATACGGGTTTTTTCGGGCCGGTGGAATTTTGATTGGTACGCATGCATTTCTTGCCATGGGAAATATGCTGGGTGTTCAGTGGCGATCTTCTAACCTCACGATGGATGTCGATTTTGCCCATGCGGGTAAAAATGTCTCTATTGCGCTTGGTGCAAATGTCAAAATTTCAGTTCATGATGCGCTGAACTCTTTGGAGATGGGTTTATTACCAATTGCGCAGTTTTCTGGAAAAACAGGGGCGCAGTATCGCAACCCCAAAGACCCCGAATTACGTTTGGATTTTGTAACATCTCAAACGCGTGGTGGTGGCCCTGTCGTTTTGCCAGAATTGGGTTTAGCTCTGGAGTGTCTAAAGTTTATGGAGTTTTCTCTGGTAGACACAACTCAGGCTGTATTGCTCTCAAAAGAGGGGGCATGCATTGTAAATATTCCTGCCCCAGAGCGTTATGCCGTTCATAAATTAATTGTTTATGCTGAGCGACCGGTAAGCGAAAGAGTCAAAGCTAATAAGGATTTAGGGCAGGCTGCAGCAATACTTAAAGTGCTTTTCGATAATGGCAATGTCGATCTGATCAGAAATGCATGGGCAGATGCAGCTTCGCGTGGTCCAGGCTGGGTAAAGCGATTAAATCAAGGCAAAACTGCGCTTTTAAAGCGGTATCCAGAGTTAATGGATATCGCGAGGGCATAG
- the murB gene encoding UDP-N-acetylmuramate dehydrogenase has translation MNSAQIATPKPSPIPNLSLKGRNTFGFEVCAELAYEITSAEQIPVVMQEVLRHQLPWRALGGGSNVILPKLLPGATLLMNIAGQEIISSDDSSVLIAVGGGVNWHEFVAWTLEQNLPGLENLALIPGTVGAAPIQNIGAYGVEIGDYIESVQAFDAHTQTFTTLTKEQCQFAYRDSYFKRNPHRFIVTKVTFRIPKQWKARIHYADLLKEFSGNSSPSPEEIFLAVCKIRTHKLPDPKVIGNAGSFFQNPIIPNEQFETLLHKYPELVSYPDAAGKRKLAAGWLIDQCGFKGQRMGNVGVYENQALVLVNHGNGTAQDILGLARCIQEKVHDEFGVKLEIEPNVF, from the coding sequence ATGAACTCCGCCCAAATTGCGACCCCCAAGCCATCACCAATACCCAATCTGAGTCTCAAAGGGCGCAATACCTTTGGTTTCGAAGTGTGTGCCGAGTTGGCCTATGAAATTACTTCTGCAGAGCAAATTCCAGTAGTGATGCAGGAGGTTTTGCGTCATCAATTACCTTGGCGCGCCCTAGGTGGCGGCAGTAATGTCATTTTGCCCAAGCTTTTACCCGGGGCAACTCTACTCATGAACATCGCTGGCCAGGAAATCATCTCCTCGGATGACAGTTCGGTTTTGATTGCTGTTGGAGGTGGTGTCAATTGGCATGAGTTTGTTGCTTGGACCCTAGAGCAAAATTTACCCGGCCTAGAAAATCTTGCGCTGATTCCAGGAACTGTAGGGGCTGCACCCATTCAAAACATAGGCGCGTATGGGGTTGAGATAGGCGATTACATTGAATCTGTGCAAGCTTTTGATGCTCACACCCAAACTTTTACCACCCTCACAAAAGAACAATGTCAGTTTGCTTATCGCGATAGCTACTTTAAGAGAAATCCGCATCGCTTTATTGTCACAAAGGTTACTTTTAGAATTCCCAAGCAATGGAAGGCGCGTATTCACTACGCTGATTTGCTAAAAGAGTTTTCGGGTAATTCTTCTCCGAGTCCAGAAGAAATTTTTCTAGCAGTTTGTAAGATTCGCACTCATAAACTACCTGACCCTAAGGTGATTGGTAATGCAGGTAGCTTCTTTCAGAACCCAATTATTCCCAATGAGCAATTTGAGACCCTTTTGCATAAATACCCAGAATTAGTTTCATACCCCGATGCTGCAGGTAAACGTAAGCTTGCTGCGGGTTGGTTAATTGATCAATGTGGCTTCAAAGGCCAGCGGATGGGCAATGTGGGTGTTTATGAAAATCAAGCCTTGGTGTTAGTCAACCATGGCAATGGAACAGCTCAAGATATCCTCGGTCTTGCGAGATGTATTCAAGAGAAAGTACATGATGAGTTCGGCGTCAAGTTAGAGATTGAGCCTAACGTCTTTTAG
- a CDS encoding YajQ family cyclic di-GMP-binding protein, which produces MPSFDVVCEPDMVELKNAIEQSNKEITNRFDFKGSDSRVEQKDEALIIFADDEFKLGQVRDVLINKMAKRNVDVRYLKDDKTETIGGDKRKQTMKIQKGITSDLSKKVVRIIKDSKLKVQASIQGDAVRVTGAKRDDLQATMALLKKEVTEAPLGFNNFRD; this is translated from the coding sequence ATGCCTTCATTTGACGTTGTTTGTGAACCAGATATGGTTGAGCTCAAAAATGCCATTGAGCAGTCCAATAAAGAAATTACCAATCGATTTGACTTTAAGGGCTCAGATAGCCGTGTGGAGCAAAAAGATGAGGCATTGATCATCTTTGCTGATGATGAATTTAAGCTAGGTCAAGTGCGTGATGTCTTGATCAATAAGATGGCTAAACGTAACGTAGATGTCCGTTATTTAAAAGACGACAAGACCGAAACCATTGGTGGAGACAAGCGCAAGCAAACCATGAAGATTCAGAAAGGGATTACATCCGACCTTTCTAAGAAAGTGGTGCGCATCATTAAAGATAGCAAACTGAAAGTGCAGGCAAGTATTCAGGGTGATGCTGTGCGTGTCACCGGAGCTAAGCGAGATGACTTGCAAGCAACTATGGCTTTATTAAAAAAAGAAGTTACCGAAGCACCATTGGGCTTTAATAATTTCCGTGACTAA
- the xerD gene encoding site-specific tyrosine recombinase XerD, translating to MTNDVVGDSSKVAPASQEAIERFCDACWLEDGLSKNSLSAYRRDLLLLAQWLYQQSGADLYSVQEKDLTAYIAHRRADKATTANRRLTVFKRFYRHALRMNLVKNDPCIGLRAAKQALRFPKTLSEDQVTALLNAPDIQTPLGLRDRTMLELMYASGLRVSEIVSLKTVALGLNEGVVRVVNGKGGKERLVPFGAEAGQWLRRYFAEARTPLLEGKTSDAVFVGRHTGTALTRQAFWALIKRYATLANIPVSLSPHTLRHAFATHLLNHGADLRVVQLLLGHADISTTQIYTHVARERLKSIHQQHHPRGT from the coding sequence GTGACTAATGATGTAGTTGGGGATTCCTCCAAGGTAGCGCCAGCAAGCCAAGAGGCGATAGAACGCTTTTGTGATGCTTGCTGGTTAGAAGATGGACTATCAAAAAATAGTTTGTCAGCTTACCGAAGGGATCTATTGCTCTTAGCCCAATGGCTATACCAGCAGTCAGGCGCGGATTTATATTCGGTTCAAGAAAAAGATCTCACGGCATATATAGCCCACCGTCGCGCTGATAAGGCAACTACTGCCAATCGACGCCTTACCGTTTTTAAGCGTTTTTATCGTCATGCATTACGCATGAATTTGGTAAAGAACGACCCTTGCATTGGGTTGCGAGCGGCAAAGCAAGCTTTACGTTTTCCTAAAACGCTCAGTGAAGATCAGGTCACTGCCTTGCTGAATGCGCCCGATATTCAAACCCCTTTAGGTTTGCGAGACCGCACGATGTTAGAGCTAATGTATGCAAGTGGCTTACGAGTTTCAGAAATCGTTTCTCTCAAGACGGTAGCTTTGGGTTTAAATGAAGGCGTGGTACGAGTGGTCAATGGCAAGGGGGGTAAAGAGCGGCTCGTTCCCTTTGGTGCAGAAGCAGGGCAATGGTTAAGACGTTATTTTGCCGAGGCTCGTACTCCATTATTAGAGGGTAAAACGAGTGATGCAGTATTTGTAGGGCGCCACACCGGCACCGCACTGACAAGACAAGCTTTCTGGGCTCTGATTAAGCGTTATGCGACGCTTGCCAATATTCCGGTTTCTCTTTCCCCGCATACGCTGAGGCATGCCTTTGCAACCCATTTACTCAATCATGGTGCAGATTTAAGGGTGGTACAGCTATTGCTGGGTCACGCGGACATATCCACTACGCAGATATACACCCATGTTGCTAGAGAGCGCCTCAAATCGATTCACCAGCAACACCACCCTCGTGGCACTTAG